A stretch of Paenibacillus mucilaginosus 3016 DNA encodes these proteins:
- a CDS encoding response regulator transcription factor has product MSEYCKVLIVDDELLVRQGIRHHLNWEAEGFRIVGEAGNGQEALARIEELRPHILLTDIVMPVMDGEELTRIVKRNYPEIEVIVLSSFSEFAYVRSSFQSGVADYILKPSLESQELLRVLKSTADRIPELKLQASAQSGASIESLIDKAVSGYPLPDTPEAWAEALPYDSFALLGCILPGGAGGPGDSAAADRLASMAERELRTHLVSYVCHRVPSPGLMVLLVNTEAGALSRLPGAAKVLAEGSREQDPELLWALSGPFGSFAELGTVYREELLKLLQQYRFFFPDAGLLSKAVLPPRPAALPEFEVGRYTEELKRGQIEPAFGRLRDYAAAFVRDYETDVFELKAFFVNLLFHTTLALGEAGLDVKRLDEEKYAYFKGIDEAQSAGSVLGLLDAFLEEAGTCEEPRVDANMKRLLAYIHEHYSEPLTLSEVAKHFHFNPSYLSSYFAANSKEGFNEYVNRIRIEEAAKLLRTGDVAISDIGARVGYADHSYFCKVFKKFTGMSPSRYRKNHT; this is encoded by the coding sequence GTGAGCGAATACTGCAAGGTATTGATCGTGGATGATGAACTGCTGGTGAGGCAGGGGATCAGGCATCACCTGAACTGGGAAGCGGAGGGCTTCCGGATTGTGGGGGAGGCGGGGAACGGGCAGGAGGCCCTGGCCCGGATCGAGGAGCTCCGCCCCCATATCCTTCTGACGGACATCGTCATGCCGGTGATGGACGGGGAAGAACTGACCCGGATTGTCAAAAGGAACTATCCGGAGATCGAGGTTATCGTGCTGAGCAGCTTCAGCGAGTTCGCCTACGTGCGGTCCTCGTTCCAGAGCGGGGTTGCCGACTATATCCTGAAGCCGAGCCTGGAGTCCCAGGAGCTGCTGCGGGTGCTGAAAAGCACGGCGGACCGCATCCCCGAGCTGAAGCTGCAGGCGTCCGCCCAGAGCGGCGCGTCGATCGAGAGCCTGATCGACAAGGCGGTGTCCGGCTATCCGCTGCCGGACACGCCGGAAGCATGGGCCGAGGCGCTGCCATATGACAGCTTCGCCCTGCTCGGCTGCATCCTGCCGGGCGGCGCGGGAGGGCCGGGAGACAGTGCGGCTGCAGACCGGCTCGCCTCCATGGCCGAGCGGGAGCTGCGCACGCATCTTGTGTCATACGTTTGCCACAGGGTGCCGTCGCCCGGCCTGATGGTGCTGCTCGTGAACACGGAAGCGGGCGCGCTCAGCCGGCTGCCTGGGGCAGCCAAGGTGCTGGCCGAGGGCAGCCGGGAACAGGACCCGGAGCTGCTCTGGGCCCTGAGCGGGCCGTTCGGCTCGTTCGCCGAGCTTGGCACCGTGTACCGCGAGGAGCTGCTGAAGCTGCTGCAGCAGTACCGCTTCTTTTTTCCGGATGCGGGCCTCCTGTCGAAGGCTGTACTGCCGCCGAGGCCTGCGGCGCTGCCGGAGTTCGAGGTGGGGCGCTACACCGAGGAGCTGAAGCGCGGCCAGATTGAGCCGGCCTTCGGCCGGCTGCGGGACTATGCCGCCGCCTTCGTCCGGGACTACGAGACGGATGTGTTCGAGCTGAAGGCCTTCTTCGTCAACCTTCTGTTCCATACCACGCTGGCGCTCGGTGAGGCGGGGCTCGACGTGAAGCGGCTCGATGAGGAGAAGTACGCCTACTTCAAGGGCATCGACGAAGCGCAGTCGGCCGGCAGCGTGCTCGGGCTGCTCGACGCGTTCCTCGAGGAAGCGGGCACCTGCGAAGAGCCCCGCGTCGACGCCAACATGAAGCGGCTGCTCGCGTACATTCACGAGCATTACAGCGAGCCGCTGACCCTGTCGGAGGTGGCGAAGCATTTTCACTTCAACCCGTCCTACCTCTCGAGCTACTTCGCCGCGAACAGCAAGGAGGGCTTCAACGAATACGTGAACCGCATCCGGATCGAAGAGGCGGCCAAGCTGCTGCGGACCGGCGACGTGGCGATATCCGATATCGGGGCGCGCGTGGGGTATGCGGACCACAGCTATTTCTGCAAGGTGTTCAAGAAGTTCACGGGGATGTCTCCGAGCCGCTACCGCAAGAATCATACCTGA
- a CDS encoding SagB family peptide dehydrogenase, with the protein MSLEAFVRHLHADGYESGLPGWEVDWDDKPLSYKLYRGLPAVPLSSDIPLTLEARRMPAEPSLNDIGHFLWYAYGLTQVSHVHAAAVQSYHRFIPSGGGLYPNELYVYLRSAAGGPGVYHYDAAHHRLVLLREGDFDLYLARALGSRSDLSSCFGVVFVSAMVWKNAYKYNTFSYRLQGLDTGVLLGQLLETAKRFGYSSRVHYRFLDAAVGHLLGLSGREENVYAVIPLSAQRDIAWIDDGIGAQVQAAADELCRELPAVQHQQFMRSKTVKEITLLSWMNKSAELDTLPPFRRLEPSVRTESGMQSVYLPLVKRLNFDLAAAGRARYSPESEFVLSRVTAQQLAALLHEAAASFAYRSDLDGAGEASPHRVAIYGCFYNVEGVPDGAYRYDTAAHALRRVLAGDHRLRLQQGMILHNVNLFQMPICLHLAGDADHLLPQLGYRGYRIQQMEAGMLLHHLLLASSVLNMGGRPLLGFRAGMCDELYRLSQHGLTSLVQIPIGRCLPRPRLVGGLHG; encoded by the coding sequence ATGAGTCTGGAAGCGTTTGTCCGCCATCTTCATGCCGACGGCTACGAGAGCGGGCTGCCCGGCTGGGAGGTCGATTGGGACGACAAGCCGTTGTCCTATAAGCTGTATCGCGGCCTGCCTGCTGTTCCGCTGTCCTCGGATATTCCGCTGACGCTGGAAGCGCGGCGAATGCCCGCTGAGCCGAGCCTGAACGACATCGGACATTTCCTCTGGTACGCCTATGGATTGACTCAAGTCAGTCATGTCCATGCCGCTGCGGTGCAGTCGTACCACAGATTCATCCCATCCGGCGGAGGGCTGTACCCGAACGAATTGTACGTCTATCTACGCTCGGCAGCCGGCGGTCCCGGCGTTTACCATTACGATGCAGCGCATCACCGCCTGGTGCTGCTGCGCGAAGGTGACTTCGATTTGTATTTGGCCCGGGCTCTCGGCAGCCGCAGCGATCTATCTTCTTGCTTCGGCGTTGTCTTCGTATCGGCGATGGTTTGGAAAAATGCTTACAAATACAACACCTTTTCTTATCGTCTGCAAGGACTCGATACAGGCGTGCTGCTGGGGCAGCTGCTGGAGACGGCGAAACGGTTCGGCTATTCGTCAAGAGTTCATTACCGGTTTCTGGACGCGGCCGTTGGCCATCTGCTGGGGTTATCCGGCCGGGAGGAGAACGTGTATGCGGTTATCCCGCTTTCGGCGCAGCGCGACATCGCTTGGATCGACGACGGCATCGGCGCGCAGGTGCAAGCTGCAGCGGATGAGCTTTGCCGCGAACTGCCGGCTGTTCAGCATCAGCAGTTCATGCGTTCGAAGACCGTAAAGGAGATCACGCTGCTGAGTTGGATGAACAAATCGGCGGAGCTGGATACGCTGCCGCCGTTTCGTCGTTTAGAGCCATCCGTGCGCACAGAAAGCGGAATGCAGAGTGTCTATTTGCCTCTAGTGAAGCGGCTGAACTTCGATCTCGCGGCGGCCGGCCGAGCAAGATATTCGCCCGAAAGCGAATTTGTCTTGAGCCGCGTAACGGCACAGCAGCTGGCCGCCCTGCTGCATGAAGCTGCGGCTTCCTTTGCGTACCGCAGCGATTTGGACGGAGCGGGGGAGGCGTCCCCGCATCGTGTCGCTATATACGGGTGTTTCTATAACGTCGAAGGCGTGCCGGACGGAGCTTACCGTTATGACACAGCCGCCCACGCCCTCCGGCGCGTGCTTGCCGGTGATCATCGGCTCCGTCTGCAGCAGGGGATGATCCTTCACAATGTCAATTTGTTTCAAATGCCGATCTGCCTGCATCTTGCTGGTGATGCCGATCATCTGCTTCCCCAATTAGGGTATAGGGGATACCGCATTCAGCAGATGGAAGCCGGCATGCTCCTGCATCATCTGCTGCTGGCATCGTCCGTTCTCAACATGGGAGGCCGTCCGCTGCTTGGCTTTCGGGCCGGAATGTGTGACGAGCTGTACCGGTTGTCCCAGCATGGGCTGACCAGCCTCGTCCAAATCCCGATCGGCCGCTGCCTGCCTCGTCCCCGACTGGTGGGAGGCTTGCACGGTTAG